The sequence ACGCCATAACGGGAATCACAGCACCATTCATCGTCATGGACACAGACATTTTATCCAGTGGGATGCCGTCAAAAAGCAGCTTCATGCCCAGCACAGAATCTATGGCCACCCCTGCCTTTCCCACATCGCCCTGCACCCGCGGATGATCTGAGTCATAGCCCCTGTGGGTAGCAAGGTCAAACGCCACAGAAAGTCCCTTTTGGCCAGCTTCAAGATTCTTTTTATAAAATGCATTGGAAGCCTCCGCTGTAGAAAAACCGGCATATTGTCGCAATGTCCAAGGCCGAGTCAAGTACATGGTACTGTATGGCCCCCGAAGAAAAGGGGCGATTCCTGCTGCATACCGAACATGATCGGGCCTTGGACGATCTGCTGCTTCCATGAATGGCTCGGCTTGGGATAACTTGGTCAAATCCGGTCTCATAACTGACTGCTTTTACGGGCCTCGGCAATCCTTGGCAGCATCCCATACCATCCACCAACAGCTTCCTGCTCCAAAAGTCCTTTTTTTACTTTTGCCAAAAGGGTATCCATCAAATACTCCAAGTAAAAGGTTCCCTCCGTGGCATCTCCTCGTCGGTCAAAATGGCTTTCGTATTGCAGCAAATTGGAGATGTTAGCGGCTATCCTCTTGGGAAATACAGATGATTTGTCCTCGGTATGTTCTTGGACCCATAAGGTATGTGTACCGCCCAGAATGGCCATCATGGCCTCCATCGTATTCCTTACCATATTCTTATAAACATCCGCCTCCTCTCGCTTGACCATTCCCGTGGTGGAAAATATCTGCACTGAAAACCTCCCCCCTTCTCCCGCTCCCCCAGAATAAAGGCTGGTCAACTGTTCAAATAAAATTCTGAGGGCCTTTAGCTTGGCTATTTGCAAAAAATAATCCTTGCCGATCCCCAAAAAGACAAACAAGTTTCCCTCCACCTCCTTAAGGTAAAAACCCTTTTCGGTCAGTACATCCACCACCTCTATGAACACCCCCAATCCCAAGATAAGCTCTTCGGATACATTAAAACCTTTTTTTTGGTAGTAGGAGAAGTCCAGGCATAGC comes from Echinicola vietnamensis DSM 17526 and encodes:
- a CDS encoding methylmalonyl-CoA mutase family protein, with the translated sequence MTDHDFYGFSPPLKQDWIDQALKDTGAKHFNELLVWDDFEQIEYAPFYTEEDSHSFPRKISDSRQIPENPQRHQWENVSSINLDTDPAETVTRVLGLGIDGIVVQWSGSGNLDDLLPDLQPEYLTIWLMPMGEVDETVSAFLEWARKKLPDPQKLRGGVIWDAWAESGHSGGSKQQVAAQVVWLHSVTKDFPEFKGLCLDFSYYQKKGFNVSEELILGLGVFIEVVDVLTEKGFYLKEVEGNLFVFLGIGKDYFLQIAKLKALRILFEQLTSLYSGGAGEGGRFSVQIFSTTGMVKREEADVYKNMVRNTMEAMMAILGGTHTLWVQEHTEDKSSVFPKRIAANISNLLQYESHFDRRGDATEGTFYLEYLMDTLLAKVKKGLLEQEAVGGWYGMLPRIAEARKSSQL